The Brassica oleracea var. oleracea cultivar TO1000 chromosome C6, BOL, whole genome shotgun sequence genome includes a region encoding these proteins:
- the LOC106300456 gene encoding glutamate decarboxylase 2, producing MVLSRAATGSEENVCSTFGSRYVRTALPKHEIGESSIPKEAAYQIIKDELMLDGNPRLNLASFVTTWMEPECDKLIMESINKNYVDMDEYPVTTELQNRCVNMIARLFNAPLGETETAMGVGTVGSSEAIMLAGLAFKRNWQNKRKAEGKPYDKPNIVTGANVQVCWEKFARYFEVELKEVKLSEGYYVMDPDKAAEMVDENTICVAAILGSTLNGEFEDVKRLNDLLVKKNEETGWNTPIHVDAASGGFIAPFIYPELEWDFRLPLVKSINVSGHKYGLVYAGIDWVVWRTQQDLPDELIFHINYLGADQPTFTLNFSKGSSQIIAQYYQLIRLGFEGYKNVMENCRENMVVLREGIEKTERFNIVSKEVGVPLVAFSLKDHSFHNEFEISEMLRRFGWIVPAYTMPADAQHITVLRVVIREDFSRTLAERLVADIVKVLHELDTLPSKISRKMGAEDFGNVKGKKVERDILMEVIVGWRKFVKERKKMNGVC from the exons ATGGTTCTAAGTCGAGCGGCCACCGGGAGTGAAGAAAATGTTTGCTCGACGTTCGGATCTCGCTATGTCCGCACTGCACTGCCCAA GCATGAGATTGGTGAGAGCTCGATACCGAAAGAGGCTGCATATCAGATCATAAAAGATGAGCTGATGCTTGATGGTAACCCGAGGCTGAACCTGGCTTCGTTTGTGACGACATGGATGGAGCCAGAGTGTGACAAACTCATTATGGAATCTATCAACAAGAACTACGTCGACATGGACGAGTACCCTGTCACTACCGAGCTCCAG AACCGATGTGTAAACATGATAGCTCGGCTGTTCAATGCACCACTTGGGGAAACTGAGACCGCCATGGGAGTAGGCACTGTTGGGTCTTCGGAAGCCATCATGTTAGCCGGATTGGCCTTCAAAAGGAACTGGCAGAATAAACGCAAAGCTGAGGGTAAACCCTACGACAAACCCAACATTGTCACCGGAGCCAATGTTCAA GTGTGCTGGGAGAAATTCGCTAGGTACTTCGAGGTGGAGCTAAAAGAAGTGAAGCTTAGTGAAGGTTACTACGTGATGGATCCAGATAAAGCAGCTGAAATGGTAGACGAGAACACAATCTGTGTTGCTGCCATACTTGGTTCCACACTCAACGGTGAGTTCGAAGACGTCAAGCGCCTTAATGACTTGCTGGTCAAGAAAAACGAAGAGACTGGCTGGAACACTCCAATCCACGTTGACGCAGCAAGCGGAGGCTTCATAGCTCCGTTTATTTACCCTGAATTGGAATGGGACTTTAGGCTTCCTTTGGTGAAGAGTATCAATGTGAGTGGTCACAAGTATGGGCTGGTCTATGCTGGTATTGACTGGGTCGTGTGGAGGACACAACAGGATTTACCTGATGAGCTCATCTTTCATATCAACTATCTTGGTGCCGACCAACCCACTTTTACTCTCAATTTCTCCAAGG GATCGAGCCAAATCATTGCTCAATACTATCAGCTCATTCGCCTTGGCTTCGAG GGCTACAAGAACGTGATGGAGAATTGTAGAGAGAACATGGTGGTTCTGAGAGAAGGGATAGAGAAAACAGAGCGTTTCAACATAGTCTCAAAGGAGGTAGGAGTGCCACTCGTAGCCTTCTCTCTCAAGGACCACAGCTTCCACAACGAGTTCGAGATCTCAGAGATGCTACGCCGTTTCGGCTGGATTGTCCCGGCTTACACCATGCCTGCGGATGCGCAACACATCACGGTTCTGCGTGTTGTTATCAGGGAAGATTTCTCAAGAACACTTGCGGAGAGACTTGTGGCTGATATTGTGAAGGTGCTTCACGAGCTTGACACCTTGCCTTCCAAGATATCTAGGAAGATGGGAGCAGAGGATTTCGGAAATGTGAAAGGGAAGAAGGTGGAAAGGGATATTCTGATGGAAGTCATTGTTGGATGGAGGAAGTTTGTGAAGGAGAGGAAGAAGATGAATGGTGTGTGTTAA
- the LOC106298673 gene encoding exosome complex component CSL4: MTEIVTPGDVLGNAAEFQAGKGAYVNDNTIYASLTGSRRVVSPLPDSLDQRATVEVTGHKAHGLIPEPGSLVLARVTKVMARMASVDILCVGSKAVREKFAGVIRQQDVRETEIDKVEIHQSFRPGDIVRAMVLSLGDSRAYYLSTAKNELGVVSAESAAGETMVPISWTEMQCPLSGQTEQRKVAKVA; this comes from the exons ATGACGGAGATTGTAACGCCTGGAGACGTGCTCGGTAATGCGGCTGAGTTCCAAGCCGGCAAAGGAGCTTACGTCAACGACAACACCATCTACGCTTCCCTCACAGGATCTCGCCGGGTTGTTTCTCCTCTTCCCGATTCTCTTGACCAG AGAGCTACTGTGGAAGTTACGGGTCACAAGGCGCATGGACTTATCCCCGAGCCTGGTTCTCTTGTCTTAGCTAGGGTCACTAAAGTCATGGCTCGTATGGCTTCTGTTGATATCTTGTGTGTTGGTTCAAAGGCAGTTCGTGAAAAATTTGCTGGCGTAATCAG GCAACAAGATGTTAGAGAAACGGAGATTGACAAAGTTGAGATTCATCAGTCTTTCCGTCCTGGTGACATTGTTAGAGCTATGGTT CTGTCTCTAGGTGACTCACGGGCTTATTATCTGTCAACTGCTAAGAATGAGCTTGGTGTGGTCTCTGCTGAGAGTGCTGCAG GTGAAACAATGGTTCCGATTAGTTGGACTGAGATGCAATGTCCTTTGTCTGGCCAAACCGAGCAGAGGAAAGTTGCCAAGGTGGCCTAA
- the LOC106298439 gene encoding uncharacterized aarF domain-containing protein kinase 1: protein MKILRKFKFPARSKSPLFVFTIAGVAITAVTSSSAVSVFRDSTSIHNPNKIATAVEGVVRSSRAIYAITVTVADYKYSLSRLTADSDDYIQSLTEVHARSAKRILKLCESNKGFYVKAGQFVATLKLVPKEYSLALSSLQDQAVPCNFQDIKHVLTSNLGRNLSEIFLSFDEEPIAAASIAQVHHAVLKDHQEVAVKVQYPGLKQNMKLDTMIMSFLSKSVVKIFPEYRFDWLVHEFVKSISQELDFIQEAKNSERIATNFKHNKMITVPTVFWEFTTAQVLTMQFCKGFKVDDVEALKRTNLSPGKVAKVLVEVFAEMIFVHGFIHGDPHPGNILVSPGGKNGFSLVLLDHGNCKTLDEGFRQDFCRLWEALILLDSTKIQELGTRFGVGQYAKFFPVLFTGRTSDSKSGLGKGMSIQERQKLKQELKLLRLEDVTTFMGSLPPDFLTVLRTDGLVRSITLKLSAPQRVRLLAYAKYAVYGLGYNPTSEPDFVEKSMISKSVMLMSYIRLSLILELMELFQGVKKLKHTICTFYGRVVDGITRSVKVSSVASIV from the exons ATGAAGATTCTCCGCAAGTTCAAATTTCCCGCGAGATCCAAATCGCCGCTCTTTGTCTTTACAATCGCCGGCGTAGCTATTACCGCCGTCACCAGCAGCTCCGCCGTTTCTGTTTTCCGGGACTCTACTTCCATTCACAACCCAAACAAAATCGCGACGGCGGTAGAAGGCGTCGTCCGTTCTTCTCGCGCCATCTACGCC ATCACTGTAACCGTCGCTGATTACAAGTATAGTTTGAGTAGATTGACGGCGGATTCCGATGATTACATTCAGAGTTTAACAGAG GTTCATGCACGGTCTGCCAAACGAATTCTTAAACTGTGTGAAAGTAATAAAGGTTTCTATGTGAAAGCTGGTCAGTTCGTGGCCACGTTGAAGCTGGTTCCCAAAGAGTATTCTTTGGCCCTTTCCTCGTTGCAGGACCAG GCAGTTCCTTGTAATTTCCAAGATATAAAACACGTTCTGACAAGCAATTTGGGTCGAAATCTCTCAGAGAT ATTTTTATCCTTTGATGAGGAGCCAATTGCGGCAGCATCTATTGCTCAAGTGCATCATGCTGTGTTAAAGGATCATCAGGAAGTAGCAGTAAAG GTGCAATACCCTGGATTGAAGCAGAACATGAAGTTGGATACAATGATCATGTCGTTCCTTTCAAAATCAGTTGTAAAG ATTTTTCCAGAATACAGATTTGACTGGCTGGTTCATGAATTCGTAAAGTCAATTTCCCAGGAACTTG ATTTTATACAGGAGGCAAAAAATTCAGAGAGAATTGCCACAAACTTCAAACATAACAAAATGATTACTGTTCCGACAGTGTTTTGG GAGTTCACAACCGCTCAAGTCCTGACAATGCAATTCTGCAAGGGTTTCAAG GTTGACGATGTGGAAGCCCTCAAAAGAACTAATTTGAGTCCAGGAAAG GTTGCTAAAGTGTTGGTTGAAGTGTTTGCTGAAATGATATTTGTTCACGGATTCATACATGGCGACCCGCATCCTGGAAATATACTAGTTTCTCCTGGAGGCAAGAATGGCTTCTCTCTAG TTCTGCTAGATCACGGAAACTGTAAGACATTGGATGAGGGATTTAGGCAAGACTTTTGTCGGTTGTGGGAGGCTTTGATTCTTCTAGACTCGACCAAAATACAGGAATTGGGAACACGGTTTGGGGTTGGACAATATGCCAAATTCTTCCCTGTCCTCTTCACTGGAAGAACGAGTGATAG CAAATCAGGACTGGGGAAAGGAATGTCTATCCAAGAGAGGCAAAAACTGAAGCAGGAGCTGAAGCTTCTGAGATTGGAAGACGTAACCACTTTCATGGGGTCTCTTCCACCTGACTTTCTCACCGTACTGCGAACAGA TGGACTCGTAAGGTCAATCACATTGAAGTTGAGTGCTCCACAACGTGTGAGATTACTCGCGTATGCCAAATATGCGGTATATGGGCTTGGCTATAACCCGACTTCTGAACCAG ATTTTGTTGAGAAGTCGATGATCTCCAAATCGGTGATGTTAATGAGCTACATCCGCTTAAGTCTTATTCTGG AGTTGATGGAACTTTTTCAAGGAGTGAAGAAGCTGAAACATACCATCTGTACCTTTTATGGACGAGTCGTCGACGGCATCACAAGAAGTGTAAAGGTATCGAGTGTTGCATCCATTGTATGA
- the LOC106298629 gene encoding peroxiredoxin-2B-like gives MAPIAVGDVVPEGTISFFDENDQLQSASVHTLAAGKKVILFGVPGAFTPTCSMQHVPGFIEKAEELKSKGVDEIICFSVNDPFVMKAWGKTYPENKHVKFVADGSGEYTQLLGLELDLKDKGLGVRSRRFALLLDNLKVTVANVESGGEFTVSSADDILKAL, from the exons ATGGCTCCTATTGCTGTCGGCGATGTTGTACCAGAAGGAACTATCTCCTTCTTTGACGAGAATGATCAGCTTCAGAGCGCCTCCGTTCACACTCTCGCCGCTGGTAAGAAGGTCATTCTCTTCGGTGTCCCTGGTGCTTTCACTCCCACATGCAG CATGCAGCATGTGCCTGGATTCATTGAGAAAGCCGAGGAGCTGAAATCAAAGGGTGTTGATGAGATCATTTGCTTCAGCG TGAACGATCCATTTGTGATGAAGGCGTGGGGAAAGACATACCCTGAGAACAAGCACGTGAAGTTTGTGGCAGATGGTTCAGGAGAATACACACAGCTTCTTGGACTCGAGCTTGACCTCAAGGACAAGGGTCTTGGTGTTAGGTCAAGGAGATTCGCTCTGCTGCTCGATAACCTCAAGGTGACTGTGGCCAATGTTGAATCCGGTGGCGAGTTCACGGTTTCCAGCGCTGATGATATCCTCAAGGCTCTCTAA